The following are from one region of the Polaribacter marinaquae genome:
- a CDS encoding T9SS type A sorting domain-containing protein — translation MKKNYIITLFLMLCFGALSYGQGSESFANSNATGSYADNSFVGDGGITWTYVASRNANNTAGVTLPAVMLRRSSSDSKITSSTISGGIGNFSVKLYKGFTGAGNRQVELFINGESKGTSVAFDDFDEHVFSVSGINVSGDIVIEIKNITEKQVIVDDISWTAPSSDPAINTIGTISLLEYFEGNGPSPEKGINVEGTNLTSDITVTAPTNFEVSVDATGTYSQSIALAQTSGEVASTPIYVRLKEGLGEGTFADNITLSSAGAESVTIAVTGEVKNADPQFTYAESLSKFSYTLEEGPSDVQNFSVEGLFLTDDFIIAAPENFEISFSQDTDFASSLSITPADGKIEDIIYIRLKAGITVPGNYQGDVTLSSAGVTAVTFNAEGVVYGELTNNIIISGVFDGSLTGGIPKGVELYVLEDVADLSLFGLSSVSNGGGSTDGDIEFNFPSIAVTAGTFIYISSSEAGFTDFFGKNADYITGVVNINGDDSIELYENGKIIDVFGNVNKDGSGETWEYLDGWAYRNSTSSPQGTTFTDTNWSYSGVDGLEGGTNNATATTPFPIGTFQPATAAVSRNSIEGFKTFPNPVTNKEFTVSTNNTSVKQIIIFNVLGKKVYAASFSGVKSTINVSDMNAGVYIVKVTEDGKTATKKLVIR, via the coding sequence ATGAAAAAAAATTACATTATTACATTATTTTTAATGCTTTGTTTTGGGGCTTTGTCATACGGCCAAGGTTCTGAATCTTTTGCAAACTCAAACGCTACAGGTTCTTATGCAGATAATAGTTTTGTTGGTGATGGAGGAATAACCTGGACTTATGTTGCTTCTAGAAATGCAAATAATACTGCAGGTGTAACTTTACCAGCAGTTATGTTAAGAAGATCTAGTAGTGATAGTAAAATAACATCAAGTACTATATCTGGCGGTATTGGAAATTTTTCTGTGAAACTTTACAAAGGGTTTACGGGTGCTGGAAATAGACAAGTAGAATTATTTATAAATGGTGAATCTAAAGGAACATCAGTAGCTTTTGATGATTTTGATGAACACGTATTTTCTGTTTCTGGTATAAATGTTTCTGGAGATATAGTGATAGAAATTAAAAATATAACAGAAAAACAAGTTATTGTAGATGATATTTCTTGGACAGCTCCAAGTTCAGACCCAGCAATAAATACAATTGGTACAATATCTTTATTAGAATATTTTGAAGGAAATGGGCCGTCACCAGAAAAAGGAATTAATGTAGAAGGTACAAACCTAACATCAGACATTACCGTTACTGCTCCAACAAACTTTGAGGTTTCGGTTGATGCTACTGGTACATATTCGCAATCTATTGCTCTAGCACAAACTTCTGGTGAAGTTGCTTCTACACCAATTTATGTTCGTTTAAAAGAAGGTTTAGGTGAAGGTACATTTGCAGATAATATCACATTAAGTTCTGCGGGTGCAGAATCTGTTACAATTGCAGTTACAGGTGAGGTAAAAAATGCAGATCCTCAATTTACATATGCAGAATCTTTAAGTAAATTTAGTTATACACTAGAAGAAGGACCTTCTGATGTTCAAAACTTTTCTGTAGAAGGTCTGTTTTTAACAGATGATTTTATTATTGCTGCACCAGAAAATTTTGAAATTTCTTTTTCTCAAGATACAGATTTTGCTAGTTCTTTATCAATTACACCTGCTGACGGTAAAATTGAAGATATTATTTACATTCGTTTAAAAGCGGGTATTACAGTTCCTGGTAATTATCAAGGAGATGTAACTCTTTCTTCTGCAGGAGTAACAGCTGTTACTTTTAATGCTGAAGGAGTTGTATACGGAGAATTAACAAATAATATTATTATTTCAGGTGTTTTTGATGGTAGCTTAACTGGTGGAATTCCAAAAGGAGTTGAATTATATGTTTTAGAAGATGTTGCAGATTTAAGTTTATTCGGATTAAGCTCTGTTTCTAACGGAGGAGGTTCTACGGATGGAGACATAGAATTTAATTTTCCTTCTATAGCTGTTACTGCCGGAACTTTTATATATATTTCTTCAAGCGAAGCTGGATTTACAGATTTTTTTGGCAAGAATGCAGATTATATAACAGGTGTTGTAAATATTAATGGAGACGATTCGATTGAATTATATGAAAACGGAAAAATTATAGATGTTTTTGGTAACGTAAATAAAGATGGTTCTGGTGAAACTTGGGAGTATCTTGATGGTTGGGCTTATAGAAATTCTACTTCTAGCCCACAGGGAACTACTTTTACCGATACTAATTGGTCGTATAGTGGTGTAGATGGACTAGAAGGTGGTACAAATAATGCTACTGCAACAACTCCTTTTCCTATTGGTACTTTTCAACCTGCAACCGCAGCTGTTTCTAGAAATAGTATCGAAGGTTTTAAAACATTTCCAAACCCTGTTACAAATAAAGAGTTTACTGTATCAACAAATAATACAAGTGTAAAGCAAATTATAATTTTTAATGTTTTAGGTAAAAAAGTTTATGCTGCTAGTTTTTCTGGAGTAAAATCTACAATAAATGTTTCTGATATGAATGCAGGAGTTTATATTGTAAAGGTTACTGAAGATGGTAAGACAGCTACAAAAAAGTTGGTAATAAGATAA